The following coding sequences lie in one Cloeon dipterum chromosome 1, ieCloDipt1.1, whole genome shotgun sequence genomic window:
- the LOC135948151 gene encoding organic cation transporter protein-like isoform X1, giving the protein MSEMHFTQIYQRILRGNDFERLPLLPKMSDSRPKDEAQQDEEEDVVADVIGEFGSWQLRLTFLLAMFNIPSTWHIMAYTFQSLERPFWCARFDSIRDFVTPDMWRNVSQPGNSSCEIWSDLNETLFTSGTPWPPSGMPVSETSRPCTQWEYDERNGTTLVAEWNLVCDRAVLVNVAEMTFLAGVAIGGLVSGMISDKFGRKRTLLISIFAQIVCGTVISFNPWFELFLVIRFFLGFVSVSVVFSAFVLCMELVGGKWRTISGVSYLFPVPLGYITVAGIAYVVREWRILQLTVTLPAITLLAAIWVIPESPRWLLAMRKQDKLMEVLKRAAASNKLPIPNDPEKILAKAPPQEKGNEGVGVTTLFKTAQIRKISLVLYVVWFALYMVYYGLVLNLASIGDDIYLNTAISGIVEIPAIAISMLLLLKSGRKLPLCIVTASSGVFCLLVIAVPADSPSWVVVTLAMAAKFAISCSNAILPIFTAELFPTVVRNVGVGSSNVAAGIALMIVPYLWNLSTVYDKLPFVVMGVLGVVGGLSVLLLPETAGRPMPNTVEDLDRRGNNAKNDAPVIRSSAKKTVKIAAIRPPSYRKKSDSEYY; this is encoded by the exons ATGTCGGAGATGCATTTCACGCAAATTTACCAGCGGATCCTCCGCGGAAATGATTTTG AAAGATTGCCACTGTTACCGAAAATGTCGGACTCGCGGCCGAAAGATGAAGCGCAGCAAGACGAGGAGGAAGACGTGGTGGCCGACGTGATCGGCGAATTCGGCTCTTGGCAGTTGCGGCTGACCTTCTTGCTGGCAATGTTCAACATCCCCAGCACGTGGCACATCATGGCCTACACCTTTCAGAGTCTCGAGCGGCCTTTCTGGTGCGCGCGTTTCGACTCAATCAGAGACTTTGTCACGCCGGACATGTGGAGGAACGTCAGCCAACCCGGT AACAGCTCGTGCGAAATTTGGAGCGATTTGAACGAGACTTTATTTACGAGTGGAACGCCTTGGCCGCCTTCCGGTATGCCCGTTAGTGAAACTTCCAGACCGTGCACCCAGTGGGAGTACGACGAGCGCAATGGCACAACCCTTGTGGCAGAg TGGAACCTGGTTTGCGACCGTGCCGTGCTTGTGAATGTTGCCGAAATGACCTTCCTGGCTGGAGTCGCCATCGGTGGACTGGTCTCCGGCATGATTTCCGACAA ATTCGGCCGCAAAAGAACGCTGCTCATTTCGATTTTCGCCCAAATCGTCTGTGGCACCGTGATATCATTCAATCCGTGGTTCGAGCTCTTCCTGGTCATCCGATTCTTCCTCGGCTTTGTCTCCGTCAGCGTTGTCTTCAGCGCATTTGTTTTGT GCATGGAGCTCGTCGGCGGCAAGTGGCGGACGATTTCTGGCGTTTCGTATCTCTTCCCAGTGCCTCTGGGGTACATAACTGTCGCTGGCATCGCTTACGTTGTGCGCGAGTGGAGAATTCTCCAGCTTACCGTCACTTTACCTGCCATCACCTTGCTCGCGGCGATCTG GGTAATTCCTGAGTCACCACGATGGCTGCTGGCTATGAGGAAGCAAGACAAATTGATGGAGGTCCTTAAAAGGGCAGCGGCCTCTAATAAGCTGCCCATCCCCAATGACCCGGAGAAAATTCTCGCCAAG GCGCCACCCCAGGAGAAGGGAAATGAAGGCGTCGGCGTGACCACGCTCTTCAAAACTGCCCAGATCCGCAAGATTTCGCTCGTCCTCTATGTGGTGTGGTTCGCTCTCTACATGGTCTACTATGGTCTCGTGCTTAATCTCGCCAGCATTGGTGACGATATCTACCTCAATACAGCAATTTCAG GGATCGTTGAAATTCCTGCGATCGCGATCAGCATGTTGTTGCTGCTGAAGTCAGGCCGAAAGTTGCCCCTGTGCATTGTGACCGCCAGCAGCGGTGTCTTCTGCCTGCTAGTGATCGCGGTTCCCGCTG ATTCTCCCTCTTGGGTCGTGGTGACCCTGGCCATGGCGGCCAAATTCGCGATTTCCTGCTCCAACGCCATCCTCCCCATCTTCACCGCCGAGCTGTTCCCCACTGTGGTGCGCAATGTGGGCGTCGGTTCGTCCAACGTTGCGGCCGGAATCGCCCTGATGATCGTGCCCTATCTTTGGAATTTG TCGACGGTTTACGACAAGTTGCCGTTTGTTGTGATGGGAGTTTTAGGCGTGGTTGGAGGCCTCAGCGTCTTGTTGTTGCCGGAAACCGCGGGAAGGCCAATGCCAAACACTGTGGAAGATCTAGACCG GAGGGGAAATAATGCTAAAAATGATGCTCCCGTCATTCGTTCCTCTGCTAAAAAGACCGTCAAGATTGCGGCGATTAGACCGCCATCGTACAGGAAAAAGAGCGACAGCGAATATTATTAA
- the LOC135948151 gene encoding organic cation transporter protein-like isoform X2 → MSDSRPKDEAQQDEEEDVVADVIGEFGSWQLRLTFLLAMFNIPSTWHIMAYTFQSLERPFWCARFDSIRDFVTPDMWRNVSQPGNSSCEIWSDLNETLFTSGTPWPPSGMPVSETSRPCTQWEYDERNGTTLVAEWNLVCDRAVLVNVAEMTFLAGVAIGGLVSGMISDKFGRKRTLLISIFAQIVCGTVISFNPWFELFLVIRFFLGFVSVSVVFSAFVLCMELVGGKWRTISGVSYLFPVPLGYITVAGIAYVVREWRILQLTVTLPAITLLAAIWVIPESPRWLLAMRKQDKLMEVLKRAAASNKLPIPNDPEKILAKAPPQEKGNEGVGVTTLFKTAQIRKISLVLYVVWFALYMVYYGLVLNLASIGDDIYLNTAISGIVEIPAIAISMLLLLKSGRKLPLCIVTASSGVFCLLVIAVPADSPSWVVVTLAMAAKFAISCSNAILPIFTAELFPTVVRNVGVGSSNVAAGIALMIVPYLWNLSTVYDKLPFVVMGVLGVVGGLSVLLLPETAGRPMPNTVEDLDRRGNNAKNDAPVIRSSAKKTVKIAAIRPPSYRKKSDSEYY, encoded by the exons ATGTCGGACTCGCGGCCGAAAGATGAAGCGCAGCAAGACGAGGAGGAAGACGTGGTGGCCGACGTGATCGGCGAATTCGGCTCTTGGCAGTTGCGGCTGACCTTCTTGCTGGCAATGTTCAACATCCCCAGCACGTGGCACATCATGGCCTACACCTTTCAGAGTCTCGAGCGGCCTTTCTGGTGCGCGCGTTTCGACTCAATCAGAGACTTTGTCACGCCGGACATGTGGAGGAACGTCAGCCAACCCGGT AACAGCTCGTGCGAAATTTGGAGCGATTTGAACGAGACTTTATTTACGAGTGGAACGCCTTGGCCGCCTTCCGGTATGCCCGTTAGTGAAACTTCCAGACCGTGCACCCAGTGGGAGTACGACGAGCGCAATGGCACAACCCTTGTGGCAGAg TGGAACCTGGTTTGCGACCGTGCCGTGCTTGTGAATGTTGCCGAAATGACCTTCCTGGCTGGAGTCGCCATCGGTGGACTGGTCTCCGGCATGATTTCCGACAA ATTCGGCCGCAAAAGAACGCTGCTCATTTCGATTTTCGCCCAAATCGTCTGTGGCACCGTGATATCATTCAATCCGTGGTTCGAGCTCTTCCTGGTCATCCGATTCTTCCTCGGCTTTGTCTCCGTCAGCGTTGTCTTCAGCGCATTTGTTTTGT GCATGGAGCTCGTCGGCGGCAAGTGGCGGACGATTTCTGGCGTTTCGTATCTCTTCCCAGTGCCTCTGGGGTACATAACTGTCGCTGGCATCGCTTACGTTGTGCGCGAGTGGAGAATTCTCCAGCTTACCGTCACTTTACCTGCCATCACCTTGCTCGCGGCGATCTG GGTAATTCCTGAGTCACCACGATGGCTGCTGGCTATGAGGAAGCAAGACAAATTGATGGAGGTCCTTAAAAGGGCAGCGGCCTCTAATAAGCTGCCCATCCCCAATGACCCGGAGAAAATTCTCGCCAAG GCGCCACCCCAGGAGAAGGGAAATGAAGGCGTCGGCGTGACCACGCTCTTCAAAACTGCCCAGATCCGCAAGATTTCGCTCGTCCTCTATGTGGTGTGGTTCGCTCTCTACATGGTCTACTATGGTCTCGTGCTTAATCTCGCCAGCATTGGTGACGATATCTACCTCAATACAGCAATTTCAG GGATCGTTGAAATTCCTGCGATCGCGATCAGCATGTTGTTGCTGCTGAAGTCAGGCCGAAAGTTGCCCCTGTGCATTGTGACCGCCAGCAGCGGTGTCTTCTGCCTGCTAGTGATCGCGGTTCCCGCTG ATTCTCCCTCTTGGGTCGTGGTGACCCTGGCCATGGCGGCCAAATTCGCGATTTCCTGCTCCAACGCCATCCTCCCCATCTTCACCGCCGAGCTGTTCCCCACTGTGGTGCGCAATGTGGGCGTCGGTTCGTCCAACGTTGCGGCCGGAATCGCCCTGATGATCGTGCCCTATCTTTGGAATTTG TCGACGGTTTACGACAAGTTGCCGTTTGTTGTGATGGGAGTTTTAGGCGTGGTTGGAGGCCTCAGCGTCTTGTTGTTGCCGGAAACCGCGGGAAGGCCAATGCCAAACACTGTGGAAGATCTAGACCG GAGGGGAAATAATGCTAAAAATGATGCTCCCGTCATTCGTTCCTCTGCTAAAAAGACCGTCAAGATTGCGGCGATTAGACCGCCATCGTACAGGAAAAAGAGCGACAGCGAATATTATTAA